The genomic DNA GATAAGCATGGCTCTGATATTCCAGTACCTTTTATTATAAAGAGCATTTTATCTTCCATTATCCCAACATTTACAGGACTTTTTAAATCTATTGGTGGTGTATTTCGTGGGTTTAATGAATTTGTAGCTCAATCTTATAAAAAAGAGATGACACGTACGGAAATTAAACACAATCAAATTTTTAACTATGGGGCTAGAAAGAGCATAAGAGAACTCGCAGCAGATCATAAGTTGCATAATTTCTTTCAGGAATCGGATGTGGATATGTATAGAAAAAGAATAGAGAAAAGGCTTTTACAAAGTATTCTCGAGTATCTTGAAGAAGTTAATGTGGATACAAGAGAGTTTAAAGCACGAGAGAATGTGATTGTAAATAATGGAGTCATGGTTACAGGTGGAGGACAAATTAACAACTCTCAAATAGCTGGTAAAGGAATTTTTCAAAATACGTTTGTAAAAGTGAACGAACAAATGAGAAATTAAATTTGAAGGAGCTGTGTAGGCTATGAAATTTGGTTCTATAGTTAACAATGGGGTCATGATTACAGGTGGAACTGTACAAAATAGCAGTGTTGTTGGGCAACAAGTATCCACATCAGCACAATCTTCAGAACATAACTCAAAGCAGGATAAAAAATATGATGTTGGTCTGTCATTCGTAAATGAAGATCGTGCTTTTGTAGAAATGGTGCTTCATCATATTAGGAAAACCGAGATTCGCTATTTTTATGACAAGGATGAGGTAGCCCAAATATGGGGAAATGACTTGTACAGATATCTAACCGATGTATATGTTAATCAGTGTAAATATACAGTGGTATTCCACTCAGCTTCTTATACAAAGAAAAAGTGGACCCAAGTAGAATGGGGTGGCATACGAACAAAGCAACTTTCGGAGCAGAAGGACAGCTTACTGTTGGTATTACTGGATGATTCAAATACCAGTGAAATTACAGATCAATGGTCATATCTGGATGGTAGGGAGTACAGTGCGAAGGACATTGCGGATATAATTCACAAGAAATTATTGGACTAAGCAATACAGTATTTTCAATAGAAAAATAGAACGATCTGTTTTTAGTGAGAGAGTAAAGTATTATGTGCAAATAGAAAAAGGAAGGCCTCTTCTTGTAGAATGAAGTCACCACAACACTATCCAAACAGAAAAGAGGCCTTTCCTAAGTTAGAGTGGAGGAGCAAAATGGGCGCAGTTCTTATTAACCCCAATCTTACAATCGGGGATGATTCAGTCGCAGACGATTTTTACCATAAACTTCGTTCCGAATTAGAAGAGTACACAGACGTAAGAAGTCTCAAAACGGCAATGCATCTACACTCAACTTCATTGCAATCTGATGAAGTGCTGGTTATCTTCAATAAGCAGGATCAGGAATATTCTGAGAATATTTTGCTGCTTTTACGTCATGCATTGGAAAAAGATTGTGTTGTCATTCCAGTATCATTATATGAACAATCACGGACTCCCGCTACTCTTATTTCTCATATTCAGAGTTTTGAGGTAGTTGATCAATTGCGGCAAAGAAGATTAACTTATAGCAATATAGATACAGTTGCTTTTGCGTTGACTCGGTTGATTATGTCTAAAATCCAACCAACCATGTCAGTAGATCGAATGGACCTCTTCATAAGTCATCGACGCGTAGATGGGGAAGAGATAGCGGCGGAATTCTACAATGAATTAAGAAGACGTGCTAATGAAGTGGAAGCTTTTAGGGACTTAATTAGCATCAAAGTAGGACAAAATGCGCAGGAAGAAATAGAAAAGAATTTGTATAAAAGTGATGCTGTTATATTCATTGATACTCCTCTATGCGGAGAATCAGAGTGGGTCAAGAAAGAATTACAAATTGCTTTGGGGTTAAATCTACCTATAGTCTGGGTTAAGGTGGGTCCCCAATCAGAAAGAGCAAGGCTTAATGTTCTGCCAGGGGGCAGTCCGCATTTTAATTTCGAATATCTGGATCTGGATAATCTTAAACAGTCATCTAATATAGTCGATGACATAATTCACAAGGCTTTCCAGATTAGCAGAAATAACGCTATGAGCGTTATAGATCATTTAAATAGGCTTCAACAGCTTGCAAGTTCTAATAAGATCAAACTAATTCCTATAAACAAAAAAAATATGGTTTACCGAGTTGAGATCCCTAGGAAGGTCAAGGAATTTCAGTATTATCAGCGTTCATTGAGTCATGTCCTTCAGTTATTTGGAAGGAACCCCAAGATTATAGACAGAACAAGTTTTGAACCATTAATTTCTGAACTAGGTTTTCAGTTACACCCGGACTTAGGATATCACTTTGATTCGGGTCTGCTACTTGGTCCAAATGCATCGTTAAACTCAGCACATTCCAGTGAGCCTATTTGTATCGATTCAATTGATGGATATGTAACATCTATTCAAAAATATCTATCATCAGATCAAATACAGACGTCTAAAAAGGGAATTCTCATCTCTGGGGCATTTCCAGATTATGAACCAGAGTTCCAACAACAACTCACAGAGGCGGTTTTCTGCTTTGCTAAAGCAGTATTAGATAAAGGAGGAACTATTATTTTTGGAAGTCACCCTACTTTTCAACATATGATACTAGACTTAGCAAGAAGACAACGCCCGGGTGATTATATAAATGCTGTTCATATGTATATTTCAAAGTACTTTGTTACTCAAGCTGAAATTAACGAAATAACTAATAAAGCAACTGTATATGCAACTGAAAATGTTAACAATGACCGTGCAGAAAGTTTGACCGCTATGCGTCAAGCAATGATCTCGGATGAGGAAGTAGCTGGTATTGTTTTACTCGGTGGAAAGCAACATATACACATTAAGCCAGGAATTGATGAAGAATTAGAATTGGCTCAACAAAAAGGGATACCTGCATTTATAATCGGGTCTGTGGGCGGACGCTCTTCAGAATTGGCGAAAGAAATTATAGAAAAGAGAAATAATCCAATTAATACATTAACTGAAGAACAGAATAAAAAGCTACTTACTAGTTTAGACTTCAGGTCGTTAGCAGATGAAATCCTACAATCTTTAGGTCTTTGATTTGGGAGCTAAAGGGGGCTGATTATCTAGTAATACCGCTTGAATATTCTAAGTAAGTATTCTTACTTAATAAAGGTGTGAATAAAATATGGCTTATAAAACTTTTATTTCATATAAATATTCTGAGGCAGGAGAACTCAGAAATCGTATTATAGAGTCTTTAGGAGAAGATGTAAAATACTATCAAGGTGAAACCAGTGAGTCCCCTGATTTTTCTGATCAGACCACCGATTATATTAAAGATAAGTTAAAGGATATGATTTACTCAACGTCCGTCACAATAGTTGTGATTTCCCCAAATATAAAAAATAGTAATTGGATTGATTGGGAAATCGAATATTCATTAAAACAAATAAAGCGAGGGGATAGAAAATCCGGTACTAATGGTGTTCTTGGAGTAGTCATGAAGTATAGCGGAGACTATTCTTGGCTAAGACCAAGATCCACTAATCACGATGGGCATACAGCGATACAAACAAATAATGAATACCTCTATGATATTATTGTTAATAATCGCTTTAATCAAGATCCAAAGGAGTATACCTGTGAAGTATGTGGAAATATAGATACTCTCAAAGGCTCATATATTTCATTAGTAAATGAAGAGGATTTTTTTATGAATCCTAATAAATATATTGATAACGCTTATGAGAAAAGTAAAAAACTTCAGAATTATAAAATTTCAAGAACAAGATAAAAAAGTTGATTGACCTTGACAATTATCAATAAGACAAGGGAAAAACTGTACTATATAATTACATTTTTTTAGAAAATAAAGTATATTAATGAGAATATTGAGTAAAGATTTATATGTATTCAGAAAATGGGACCATGATCTATTTAATATTAGCTAATATCGAAACGAGTGATCTGATATTAACGATATTATTGCAAAAGCCAGTGAGCTAAGACGCACAGGACAGGCAGAGGAAGCGCGTGAGCTTCTACTAAAGGCACTGGAGCAGGAGACCAATGATGCAGAGCTATGGTATCAGACAGCCTGGACGCATGATGCTTTAGGCCTGGAGAGGGAAGCAGTCTCTTTTTATGAAAAAAGTCTAGGTATGACGTTGTCCGCAGAATCAAGGAAAGGAGCCATTCTGGGATTAGGCAGTACATATCGTGTACTGGGAGAGTACGCCAAAGCCAAAGTCTGGCTGGAAACCGGGATGGACGAATTTTCAGATTATAGGCCCTTTCGGGTATTTTATGCGATGGTGTTATATAATCTGGGTGAATACGGGAAGGCGATGGAGGGGCTGCTCATGGAGCTGGCTGAAACGACCTCGGACTCATCGACACAAGCCTACTCACGCGCGATTCAATATTATGCCGATAAGCTAGATCAGATTGAGACGTAAGTATGAAATGATGAAAAAGACAACAGACTAACCAACATCGAGCATTTTCAGAATTGCATATTAGAAAAGATCGCAGCCGGAGAGCATCAAGCATCTCTTCCAGGCTGCGATCTTTTGGTTTCTGTATAATGTAGAATCTCATTCATAACAAATTCTATTGTACCTTGTTGAGTCATACCCTGTGATTATTGCACACCTTCAGTAACGGCGATTTCCTTCTCCAGATTTTCTCTGGACAGGTTGGCGGTCAAATAATCCGGTGTATCGGGCAGAACGAGGTGCAGATTGGATTTTTGGCAAACACGGATTGTACACTTGTCGACAACAAAATCAAAGACATGCCCGCCTCCGGTGCGTTCGTCGTTAATAAAGTGCAAATGGAACCCGGCCACTCCAATTCCTTGAGCGTAAGCAGGTGTCCAAAACCCGGTAATCACGCCGGAAGCGTCGTTAAAAGAGAACGTTGGCTGTGATTTGGTTACTTCGATAAAAGGCTTGTAAGGCTTCACCTGGTGAGGCACGGTGCGTGTCTTCACTTCACGAAAAGTGCCGTCCATACGGAAGGCGAAGAACAGATTACGACTTGGGAACAACTTTAGCAGCAGGGCTTCCAACTCTTCACGATGCATGGGACGGTCAATAGTGTATGTGAAATCTTCACGGAAAAAGGTGACTGTGGAAAAGGGAGTTGTCTCTTCCGGTTTTACACGATGGGCCGTACCGTCTGGCAGCAAGTGATAAAACTCACCATCAAACGCAATCATCTCACCATTCAGTTGATCAAAGGTACCGAGCCCGAAATCCCCGTGCTTTTGCAGTTCCTTGAAGGAAACGACTCCGTCATAAAGACCATCCAATAAAGCGAGCATCGTGGACGTTTGGTAAATATCATGATCAGCTTCTTGCTTTGTTTCCAGTTCTGCAATGGTCATGGCAATACACTTCCTTTTGTGATTGGATGCATTTATTTTCTTTTATTTTCAATAATAAACGTAAATTTTCAGTAAATAACATGAACAACTCAAAAAACTCATGAAAAAACGTTAAACTTCATTTATTGTCACGAAGTCGTCACGATTGGGTAACAGTGAAGTCAGTTTAACTGATTGGGCAGCAGTTTACGTCCCAACTGGATATTATCCTGATAATCAATCGGAATATCGACGACCACGGGGCCATCGGTATGTAGTGCCTGTTGCAATACGCTTTCCAGTTCTTCAGGGGAATGTACACGCAATCCGGTTGCCCCGAAGCTTTCGGCATATTTCACGACATCCACATCCCCGAATTCTACGCCGGAGGTTCTGCCATATTTAATCTGTTGTTGAAAAGCGACCATGTCGTAGGCACCGTCTCTCCATACGATGTGCACCAGTGGGGAGTTGAGACGTACGGCGGTTTCAAGTTCCATGGATGAGAAAAGAAATCCTCCGTCGCCGGAAATGGAAACGACTTTTTGACCAGGATTGACGAGAGTGGCAGCAATGCCCCAGGGAAGAGCTACACCTAGCGTCTGCATCCCGTTACTGAACAGAAGGCGACGCGGCTCATATGAGCGGAAATACCGAGCCATCCAAATGTAGTGCGAACCAACATCACAGGTGACTGTGACATGATCATCAATCAGGCTGCGCAGCGTACGAATGAATTGCAATGGATGAATCAGATAGTCGTGCTTGCGAGCAGGGACGGCAGCTTGCTC from Paenibacillus sp. FSL R10-2782 includes the following:
- a CDS encoding TIR domain-containing protein, with protein sequence MGAVLINPNLTIGDDSVADDFYHKLRSELEEYTDVRSLKTAMHLHSTSLQSDEVLVIFNKQDQEYSENILLLLRHALEKDCVVIPVSLYEQSRTPATLISHIQSFEVVDQLRQRRLTYSNIDTVAFALTRLIMSKIQPTMSVDRMDLFISHRRVDGEEIAAEFYNELRRRANEVEAFRDLISIKVGQNAQEEIEKNLYKSDAVIFIDTPLCGESEWVKKELQIALGLNLPIVWVKVGPQSERARLNVLPGGSPHFNFEYLDLDNLKQSSNIVDDIIHKAFQISRNNAMSVIDHLNRLQQLASSNKIKLIPINKKNMVYRVEIPRKVKEFQYYQRSLSHVLQLFGRNPKIIDRTSFEPLISELGFQLHPDLGYHFDSGLLLGPNASLNSAHSSEPICIDSIDGYVTSIQKYLSSDQIQTSKKGILISGAFPDYEPEFQQQLTEAVFCFAKAVLDKGGTIIFGSHPTFQHMILDLARRQRPGDYINAVHMYISKYFVTQAEINEITNKATVYATENVNNDRAESLTAMRQAMISDEEVAGIVLLGGKQHIHIKPGIDEELELAQQKGIPAFIIGSVGGRSSELAKEIIEKRNNPINTLTEEQNKKLLTSLDFRSLADEILQSLGL
- the budA gene encoding acetolactate decarboxylase, whose translation is MTIAELETKQEADHDIYQTSTMLALLDGLYDGVVSFKELQKHGDFGLGTFDQLNGEMIAFDGEFYHLLPDGTAHRVKPEETTPFSTVTFFREDFTYTIDRPMHREELEALLLKLFPSRNLFFAFRMDGTFREVKTRTVPHQVKPYKPFIEVTKSQPTFSFNDASGVITGFWTPAYAQGIGVAGFHLHFINDERTGGGHVFDFVVDKCTIRVCQKSNLHLVLPDTPDYLTANLSRENLEKEIAVTEGVQ
- a CDS encoding tetratricopeptide repeat protein; amino-acid sequence: MNDIIAKASELRRTGQAEEARELLLKALEQETNDAELWYQTAWTHDALGLEREAVSFYEKSLGMTLSAESRKGAILGLGSTYRVLGEYAKAKVWLETGMDEFSDYRPFRVFYAMVLYNLGEYGKAMEGLLMELAETTSDSSTQAYSRAIQYYADKLDQIET
- a CDS encoding TIR domain-containing protein, with the protein product MKFGSIVNNGVMITGGTVQNSSVVGQQVSTSAQSSEHNSKQDKKYDVGLSFVNEDRAFVEMVLHHIRKTEIRYFYDKDEVAQIWGNDLYRYLTDVYVNQCKYTVVFHSASYTKKKWTQVEWGGIRTKQLSEQKDSLLLVLLDDSNTSEITDQWSYLDGREYSAKDIADIIHKKLLD
- a CDS encoding TIR domain-containing protein, yielding MAYKTFISYKYSEAGELRNRIIESLGEDVKYYQGETSESPDFSDQTTDYIKDKLKDMIYSTSVTIVVISPNIKNSNWIDWEIEYSLKQIKRGDRKSGTNGVLGVVMKYSGDYSWLRPRSTNHDGHTAIQTNNEYLYDIIVNNRFNQDPKEYTCEVCGNIDTLKGSYISLVNEEDFFMNPNKYIDNAYEKSKKLQNYKISRTR